In the genome of Balneola sp., one region contains:
- a CDS encoding HPr kinase/phosphorylase, whose product MPFSPQPAIPIKEKISVTYLIKRLQERVHINLVACAAGDCGDHRYVTEAELTRPGLALAGYLKLFTFQRIQVIGNTETQYLENLPEDKQKEAFRNITQFQIPVIFLTDGNLLPKYLLDIAEEAGIPIFMTPYETTRFMFLLRDFLDDQFALQTIVHGAMVDVYGIGILIAGRSGIGKSEVALDLVERGHRLVADDVVMLTKKSSVLMASATEMSKHFMEIRGLGIVDVMSMFGIRSIRYQKRLEVVMELMLWDDEEDINRTGLDHDTLSILDLEIPYIKLPITPGKNITVIAEVIAMNHLLKHYGYDPAKAFQDRIQSSIAKKTKGKDKSIKRAIEYFEGDME is encoded by the coding sequence ATGCCATTTTCACCACAGCCAGCTATACCTATTAAGGAAAAGATCTCTGTTACCTACCTCATTAAGAGACTGCAAGAACGTGTACATATAAATTTAGTAGCATGTGCAGCAGGAGATTGCGGAGATCACAGATATGTAACTGAAGCCGAACTTACGCGGCCAGGACTGGCATTAGCTGGGTATTTAAAGCTGTTCACTTTCCAACGGATACAGGTAATTGGGAATACCGAAACTCAATACCTCGAAAACTTACCTGAAGACAAACAGAAAGAAGCTTTTCGAAATATTACTCAGTTTCAAATTCCGGTAATTTTCCTAACCGATGGGAACTTACTCCCAAAGTATCTTTTAGATATAGCTGAAGAAGCAGGAATTCCGATATTCATGACACCTTATGAGACAACTCGTTTCATGTTTCTCTTGAGGGATTTCCTGGACGATCAATTCGCTTTGCAAACTATCGTTCATGGAGCAATGGTGGATGTTTACGGTATTGGTATACTTATAGCCGGAAGATCCGGTATTGGAAAGAGTGAAGTTGCTCTTGACCTGGTAGAGCGAGGACATCGATTAGTAGCTGATGATGTTGTTATGCTTACTAAAAAAAGTAGTGTGTTAATGGCTTCTGCTACTGAGATGAGTAAGCACTTTATGGAAATTCGAGGCCTCGGTATAGTAGATGTTATGTCTATGTTCGGCATACGATCTATCCGTTACCAGAAAAGATTGGAAGTGGTAATGGAATTAATGCTCTGGGACGATGAGGAAGACATCAATAGAACAGGGTTGGATCATGATACATTATCCATTCTGGATCTGGAAATCCCTTATATAAAATTACCTATCACACCTGGAAAAAATATTACGGTAATCGCAGAAGTAATAGCAATGAATCATTTGTTAAAACACTACGGTTACGATCCGGCAAAAGCTTTTCAAGATCGAATACAATCAAGTATTGCAAAAAAAACAAAAGGAAAGGACAAATCAATCAAACGCGCAATCGAGTATTTTGAAGGTGATATGGAGTAA
- a CDS encoding M23 family metallopeptidase, with protein sequence MSLENHYYYDEKSCEFIPISYNRKEQVIYNLSIWILTGIVFAGIGIILLSTKIGTPAELALKAENEALSEQLESTKGALVELDESLEELANRDNEVYRSILGLNEISLDERQAGTGGVNPNEEFDIYSKSTAELLSWTSNKVETLERRIGIQNLSFEEIKNQYNLNRDKLKHIPAIKPGSGILISGYGLRFHPVLQYSRPHNGVDFRAEIGSPVYATGDGTIKYAGRRGNLGRIVIIDHGYGFETLYAHLSAYGNGIKVGTEVKRGEEIAKSGNSGLVEGPHLHYEVHLNGIAVDPLLYLFADTSPEEYMMFRRISETNVNSLD encoded by the coding sequence ATGTCTTTAGAAAATCATTACTACTACGACGAGAAATCTTGTGAATTTATTCCCATAAGTTATAACCGCAAAGAGCAGGTTATCTATAATTTATCAATCTGGATTTTAACTGGGATTGTTTTTGCTGGTATTGGAATTATCCTTCTTTCAACTAAAATAGGTACTCCAGCCGAACTTGCTCTGAAAGCCGAGAATGAAGCGTTAAGTGAGCAGCTTGAATCTACTAAGGGAGCCTTGGTTGAGCTTGATGAAAGCCTGGAAGAATTAGCAAATCGTGATAACGAAGTTTACCGATCCATTCTTGGACTCAATGAAATTTCCCTTGATGAACGACAAGCAGGTACAGGTGGAGTCAATCCGAATGAGGAATTTGATATTTACAGTAAGTCTACAGCTGAACTTTTAAGTTGGACTTCCAATAAAGTTGAAACCCTTGAGCGCAGAATAGGGATCCAAAATCTGAGCTTTGAAGAAATCAAAAACCAATACAATCTCAATAGAGATAAATTAAAGCATATACCTGCAATAAAGCCTGGTAGCGGTATTCTTATCAGTGGATATGGTCTACGATTTCACCCAGTTCTTCAATATAGCCGTCCTCATAACGGAGTTGATTTCCGTGCCGAAATTGGTTCTCCTGTTTATGCCACTGGTGATGGTACTATTAAATATGCAGGACGAAGGGGGAATCTCGGAAGAATTGTAATTATTGACCATGGATATGGATTTGAAACTCTTTATGCTCATTTATCAGCATATGGGAATGGAATTAAAGTTGGAACCGAAGTTAAACGAGGTGAAGAAATTGCTAAATCAGGGAATTCGGGATTAGTTGAAGGGCCTCACCTTCACTATGAAGTTCATCTCAATGGTATTGCGGTTGACCCTCTCCTCTACCTTTTTGCTGATACCTCACCAGAAGAGTATATGATGTTCAGAAGAATTTCTGAAACCAATGTAAATTCCCTTGATTGA
- the raiA gene encoding ribosome-associated translation inhibitor RaiA codes for MNIQFTARHFEASTELKNYCEDSVAKLKLFYDRIVSCSIVLNPNADNDNPQQAEIIIQIPNKVLTASEKAPKYEQAVLAAVENLSRQLKRYKEKKFSTH; via the coding sequence ATGAATATCCAATTTACAGCACGTCATTTTGAAGCAAGCACTGAACTAAAAAACTACTGCGAGGACTCCGTAGCTAAGCTTAAGCTTTTCTATGATAGAATTGTGAGTTGTAGTATTGTACTAAATCCAAACGCAGATAATGACAATCCTCAACAAGCGGAGATCATAATTCAGATACCAAATAAAGTACTTACCGCTTCAGAAAAAGCCCCAAAGTATGAACAGGCAGTACTTGCTGCAGTCGAGAACCTCTCTCGTCAATTGAAACGCTATAAAGAAAAAAAATTCAGCACTCATTAA
- a CDS encoding DUF2480 family protein codes for MAEIVNKVKANEKLITLDLAKLFHDPTPIETLDIKDFLHMGLLLKENDFREHLVNHDWSQYKGKYLSVFCSTDAIIAPWAWMLITSYASEPAKEVFHLSPEEVLHDLYRKRVENHEWEQYQGKFILLKGCGDIHIPDSIYLLVTNKLLGTAKKIMYGEACSFVPVWKA; via the coding sequence ATGGCTGAAATTGTAAACAAGGTAAAGGCAAATGAAAAGCTGATCACTTTAGATCTGGCTAAACTATTTCATGATCCCACTCCAATAGAAACATTGGATATCAAGGATTTTCTGCACATGGGTTTACTGCTTAAAGAGAATGACTTTAGGGAGCATTTAGTCAATCACGACTGGTCTCAGTATAAGGGGAAGTATTTGTCAGTCTTCTGTTCTACAGATGCCATTATTGCTCCCTGGGCATGGATGTTGATTACTTCATATGCATCAGAACCTGCTAAAGAAGTTTTCCATTTATCTCCTGAAGAAGTACTTCATGACTTATATCGAAAAAGGGTTGAAAATCATGAATGGGAGCAATATCAGGGCAAATTTATCTTACTAAAAGGGTGTGGAGATATACATATTCCGGATTCAATTTACTTATTGGTTACCAACAAATTACTGGGCACAGCTAAAAAGATAATGTATGGAGAAGCGTGCAGCTTTGTCCCTGTTTGGAAGGCGTAG
- a CDS encoding tyrosine recombinase XerC: protein MKSVVEKYLKYLQVERNASPHTILSYENDLNSFLKFCASQQEISIEEVGIKTISRLTIRLWLGDLSDAGLSKSSITRKVAALRSFFKYAFKRGFIEKNPAHLLVVPKKDKVLPKTVTPEDLTRMLENIELDSTRNLQDRAILEVFYGTGIRVSELVGLNISDVDLRNGQITVTGKGNKERIIPLGSTAVSILKTFISKRPELYGERTDADAQGALFLAPSGQRTYDRSVRYMVEKYLKKESEVTQKSPHVLRHSFATHMLDNGADIRLIKEFLGHANLAATQVYTHTSVERLKNVYEQAHPRAKT, encoded by the coding sequence ATGAAATCTGTAGTAGAGAAATATCTGAAATACCTTCAGGTTGAACGTAATGCTTCCCCTCATACTATTCTCTCTTATGAAAATGATCTCAATTCATTTCTAAAATTTTGTGCCAGTCAGCAAGAGATTTCTATAGAAGAAGTTGGAATTAAAACAATAAGCAGACTTACTATAAGACTTTGGCTTGGAGATTTATCCGATGCGGGTCTTTCGAAAAGTTCGATAACACGTAAAGTTGCTGCTCTTAGATCATTTTTTAAATATGCATTCAAACGAGGCTTTATAGAAAAGAACCCTGCTCACCTCTTGGTTGTACCCAAAAAGGATAAAGTATTACCTAAAACGGTTACTCCTGAGGATTTAACAAGAATGCTTGAAAATATTGAATTGGATTCTACAAGGAACCTTCAGGATCGAGCTATTCTTGAAGTATTTTATGGTACTGGAATCCGGGTAAGCGAGCTTGTTGGGCTAAACATTTCTGACGTTGATCTGAGAAATGGTCAAATCACAGTTACTGGAAAAGGAAACAAAGAGCGTATTATCCCTCTTGGAAGTACTGCAGTTTCTATTCTAAAAACTTTTATATCAAAGCGCCCGGAGTTATATGGTGAACGTACCGATGCAGATGCTCAAGGGGCTTTATTCTTAGCTCCTAGCGGACAACGAACATATGATCGCTCAGTAAGATACATGGTAGAGAAATACCTGAAGAAAGAGAGTGAAGTCACTCAGAAGAGCCCACATGTATTACGGCATAGTTTTGCTACCCACATGTTAGATAATGGAGCCGATATACGATTAATCAAGGAATTTTTGGGACATGCGAACCTGGCTGCAACCCAGGTGTATACACATACTAGTGTTGAGCGCCTAAAGAACGTTTACGAACAAGCACATCCAAGAGCAAAAACTTAG
- a CDS encoding TrmH family RNA methyltransferase produces MDKDTYTEKLIDYLKEFTTEARWNTIQDVLSKRTTHLTVVLEDLHKSHNANAVLRSCDGFGIQDIHIIENRTAFDTESTVSIGAHQWLTLHKYNDESQDNVETCFKNLKGEGYTIIATTPHERDVNLHQLSVSDKTALVFGSEREGISDRVRDLADGFVKIPMYGFSESFNISVSAAICLYDLTNKLRSGNINWQLSEDYKTELALLWLKNTIKASDKLVQKFEEEFRTST; encoded by the coding sequence ATGGATAAGGACACTTACACTGAAAAATTAATAGACTACCTCAAGGAGTTCACTACTGAAGCCCGGTGGAATACCATCCAGGATGTGTTGTCAAAAAGAACGACTCATCTGACTGTTGTGCTCGAAGATTTGCACAAATCCCATAATGCAAATGCAGTACTAAGAAGTTGCGACGGTTTTGGAATACAGGATATCCATATTATAGAAAACCGAACCGCATTTGATACAGAAAGCACAGTATCTATCGGAGCTCATCAATGGTTAACACTTCACAAATACAACGATGAAAGTCAGGATAATGTAGAGACGTGCTTCAAAAATCTTAAGGGGGAAGGGTATACAATCATTGCAACTACTCCACACGAAAGAGATGTAAACCTACATCAACTTTCGGTATCTGATAAAACAGCATTGGTATTCGGTTCTGAAAGAGAGGGGATAAGTGACCGTGTTAGAGATTTGGCAGATGGTTTTGTTAAGATTCCTATGTACGGTTTCAGTGAGAGTTTTAATATTTCAGTGAGTGCTGCAATTTGCCTATACGATTTAACTAATAAACTTCGAAGTGGGAATATAAACTGGCAGCTTAGTGAAGATTATAAAACAGAGCTTGCCTTGCTTTGGCTTAAGAATACCATCAAAGCTTCCGATAAACTCGTTCAAAAATTCGAAGAAGAATTCAGAACATCTACCTAG
- a CDS encoding glycosyltransferase, which produces MIYILYFALAYLIITSIVLIRNLFEFKSLVSIDSKNSSSEALVSICIPARNEEEVIEKCITSVLKQDYPSFEVLVLDDNSTDQTSSIISGIASFVSNLTHIRGNPKPDDWLGKPWACHQLSEAANGDILIFIDADVWLEKEAVSKAVHALQEKDVVTVWPQQRLGSFWENMIVPLVYFTLYTLLPAIYVEQNPKWMPSFMAERLNKKFAAACGQFIAFHKRSYQEIGGHEVVKKEVVEDVELARLIKRKELSLQMFDGIDTVYCKMYSSHKEIWNGFKKNFLAGFGNFFEFFFMWAIHTVVFIVPWITLCYAILSGANSILILSSIVIASQYLQRTILNYKYGWSFITGFLHPLSVLWFHALAVVLIVDKLSGRKAIWKGREV; this is translated from the coding sequence ATGATTTACATTCTTTACTTTGCCCTGGCATACCTGATTATTACTTCAATTGTCTTAATTCGAAACCTATTTGAATTTAAGAGCCTGGTCAGTATTGATTCAAAAAACTCATCATCAGAAGCACTTGTAAGCATATGCATACCTGCCAGGAATGAAGAAGAAGTAATAGAAAAATGCATTACCAGTGTTCTAAAACAAGACTATCCTTCATTCGAAGTATTAGTGCTTGATGATAATTCCACAGATCAAACCTCATCTATTATCTCTGGTATTGCTTCATTTGTATCGAATCTAACCCATATTAGAGGCAACCCAAAACCTGATGATTGGCTGGGCAAACCCTGGGCTTGCCACCAGCTCTCAGAAGCAGCAAATGGAGATATCTTAATTTTTATTGATGCTGATGTTTGGCTAGAAAAAGAAGCTGTTTCAAAGGCGGTTCATGCACTACAGGAAAAAGATGTCGTTACAGTATGGCCCCAACAGAGGCTCGGCTCGTTTTGGGAAAATATGATTGTTCCCCTTGTCTATTTTACTCTCTACACATTACTCCCCGCTATTTATGTAGAACAGAATCCAAAATGGATGCCATCATTTATGGCAGAACGCCTTAATAAAAAATTCGCTGCAGCTTGTGGACAATTCATAGCCTTCCATAAACGATCCTACCAAGAAATTGGCGGACATGAAGTAGTAAAAAAGGAAGTAGTTGAAGATGTTGAGTTAGCCCGTTTAATCAAGCGAAAAGAACTTTCGCTACAAATGTTTGATGGAATAGACACCGTGTATTGCAAAATGTACAGCTCACATAAAGAGATTTGGAATGGGTTTAAGAAGAATTTTCTGGCTGGTTTTGGCAATTTTTTTGAATTCTTTTTTATGTGGGCTATCCATACTGTTGTATTTATAGTGCCATGGATTACATTGTGTTATGCCATTTTATCGGGAGCTAATTCAATTCTTATTTTGAGCAGTATAGTAATCGCTTCACAATATCTTCAAAGAACGATTCTTAATTATAAATACGGCTGGAGTTTTATCACAGGTTTCTTGCATCCACTTTCAGTTCTATGGTTTCATGCTTTAGCTGTTGTTTTGATTGTGGATAAACTAAGCGGAAGAAAAGCGATTTGGAAAGGCCGTGAAGTATAA
- a CDS encoding methyltransferase domain-containing protein, whose protein sequence is MKKHRGEQVVTITHSEVEEYAQRNTTSESEEIKSLMETSDQALEYIDMLSGRLVGQLLKMLIKISGAERVLEIGTFTGYSAIMMSEALPENGEVFTLEMNMKYHDLAKKHFEASKVGHKITLVKGNAQQTLKMQEGSFDLIYLDGDKLRYTFYYEQSLAKLKPGGLIVADNVLWDATVLEPKDHKAQAIADFNAHVTNDERVEQVLLPIRDGVSIIRKK, encoded by the coding sequence ATGAAGAAGCACAGAGGAGAACAAGTGGTCACAATCACACATTCGGAGGTTGAAGAGTATGCCCAGAGGAATACCACTTCTGAATCTGAAGAGATCAAATCATTGATGGAGACTTCCGATCAGGCTTTGGAATACATCGATATGCTAAGTGGTCGTCTGGTTGGGCAATTACTTAAGATGCTTATCAAAATATCAGGAGCTGAACGTGTACTTGAAATAGGTACTTTTACAGGATACTCCGCAATTATGATGTCTGAGGCATTGCCAGAAAATGGAGAGGTGTTCACACTAGAGATGAACATGAAGTATCACGATTTGGCCAAAAAGCATTTTGAAGCATCGAAAGTTGGACACAAGATCACTCTAGTGAAGGGAAACGCTCAACAAACCCTTAAAATGCAGGAAGGAAGTTTTGATTTAATTTATCTTGATGGCGATAAATTGAGATACACGTTTTATTACGAGCAGTCTCTGGCTAAGCTTAAGCCCGGAGGCCTAATTGTAGCTGATAATGTATTGTGGGATGCTACCGTATTAGAACCAAAAGATCATAAAGCACAAGCAATTGCGGATTTTAATGCTCATGTAACAAACGATGAGCGGGTAGAACAGGTTTTACTGCCAATTAGGGATGGCGTTTCCATCATCAGAAAGAAATAA
- a CDS encoding peptidase M28 family protein gives MKRSAFLFLSLTIFISIPIGNLNAQSSISATFASEAEALIKASVENELGWERLTYLGDYYGPRLSGSQTLENAIDWVVEEMKKDGFDRVWTQPVTVPHWVRGKESATLNIPVERNLPMLGLGGSIGTPHEGITAEVLVVKSFDELQERSDEVEGKIVLFNAEFTTYGQTVSYRVNGAAEAAKHGAVASMIASVASYSMQTPHTGVMRYQEGIPKIPHAAITVEDALLMQRFADRGETLEVTLKMEAENLPDTQSRNVIAEIKGSEFPDEIIVLGGHIDSWDVGAGMMDDGGGCVAAWEALRLIKKLGLTPKRTIRVVLWTNEENGLAGANEYKRWVEEDEKSLDNHILAMESDAGVFDPIGFGFSGSDEAFEILTAMGLPLKEIESGEVSRGGGGADIGPLMRAGVPGMGLRVNGEQYFWYHHTDADTIDKLNIDDFNECIATMAIFAYGTAQLEERLPR, from the coding sequence ATGAAACGATCTGCTTTTCTATTTCTATCACTCACCATCTTTATTAGCATACCTATTGGCAATCTAAACGCTCAATCTTCCATTTCGGCAACTTTTGCAAGTGAAGCTGAAGCGTTGATAAAAGCCTCTGTAGAAAATGAACTCGGTTGGGAGCGACTGACTTATCTGGGAGATTATTATGGGCCTAGATTAAGTGGTTCTCAAACTTTAGAAAATGCAATAGATTGGGTAGTTGAAGAAATGAAAAAGGATGGTTTTGATCGAGTATGGACTCAACCAGTAACAGTTCCACATTGGGTACGAGGTAAAGAATCAGCTACGCTTAATATCCCAGTTGAGAGAAACCTCCCAATGCTTGGGTTGGGTGGTAGTATCGGAACTCCCCATGAAGGGATAACTGCAGAGGTGCTGGTTGTTAAAAGCTTTGATGAACTACAGGAACGCAGTGATGAAGTAGAAGGAAAAATTGTCCTTTTTAATGCGGAATTTACTACCTATGGCCAAACCGTTTCTTATAGAGTAAATGGAGCTGCTGAAGCAGCCAAGCACGGCGCTGTAGCAAGTATGATTGCCTCTGTCGCTTCCTATTCAATGCAGACTCCTCATACTGGAGTTATGCGGTACCAGGAAGGTATTCCAAAAATTCCCCACGCTGCTATCACTGTTGAAGACGCTCTATTAATGCAACGTTTTGCAGATCGAGGAGAAACTCTTGAAGTCACGTTGAAGATGGAAGCTGAAAACTTACCGGATACTCAATCAAGAAACGTAATCGCGGAGATTAAAGGTTCAGAATTCCCAGACGAGATTATAGTGCTTGGTGGTCATATAGATTCCTGGGATGTTGGTGCTGGAATGATGGACGACGGAGGTGGTTGTGTTGCCGCATGGGAAGCTCTTAGACTAATCAAGAAACTTGGGCTTACTCCAAAAAGAACTATTCGGGTTGTGCTATGGACTAATGAAGAAAATGGTCTAGCTGGTGCAAATGAGTATAAACGCTGGGTGGAAGAAGATGAAAAATCGTTAGACAATCATATTCTGGCTATGGAATCAGATGCCGGAGTTTTTGATCCTATAGGATTTGGTTTTTCAGGTAGTGATGAAGCCTTTGAAATTCTTACTGCCATGGGATTACCCCTAAAGGAAATCGAATCGGGTGAAGTAAGTAGAGGTGGCGGCGGAGCTGATATCGGCCCCCTAATGAGAGCAGGAGTTCCGGGAATGGGATTACGTGTAAATGGCGAGCAATACTTTTGGTACCACCATACCGACGCCGACACCATCGATAAACTCAATATTGATGACTTCAATGAGTGTATAGCAACCATGGCTATATTCGCATACGGTACTGCCCAACTTGAGGAACGTTTACCTAGGTAG
- a CDS encoding SDR family oxidoreductase, with amino-acid sequence MKAFLTGSSRGIGKAICDLLLVNGFEVIGTSTSTVNQSNNSKFRHIVCDLSNQQELKRIKQEFSEKAIPEVLINNAGMFREADFDISDEEWLETWDITQQVNLRSSALLCKWAINAWKEQGIEGRIINISSRAGQRGDTQEYAAYSASKAGMIGLTKSISRSFGKAGITAYTIAPGFVDTDMARESIEVYGEEYLTQGLALDSIAPTGEIANLVLLLAEGKLAHATGQTFHINSGSYLP; translated from the coding sequence ATGAAAGCATTTTTAACAGGCTCGTCCCGCGGAATTGGCAAAGCTATTTGTGATCTATTATTGGTTAATGGATTTGAGGTTATTGGAACTTCCACATCAACCGTAAACCAATCAAACAATAGCAAATTCCGGCATATAGTATGTGATTTATCCAATCAACAAGAGCTTAAAAGGATAAAGCAAGAGTTCTCAGAAAAAGCGATCCCCGAAGTATTAATAAACAATGCGGGAATGTTTAGGGAAGCTGATTTTGATATTTCTGATGAAGAGTGGTTAGAAACATGGGACATTACTCAGCAAGTAAACCTTAGATCGTCTGCTCTTCTCTGCAAATGGGCTATAAACGCATGGAAAGAACAGGGAATAGAAGGACGAATCATAAATATCTCGAGCAGAGCAGGGCAGAGGGGAGATACACAAGAGTATGCTGCATATTCAGCGAGTAAAGCAGGAATGATTGGTTTAACAAAAAGTATCTCCCGCAGCTTTGGAAAAGCTGGTATCACCGCATATACGATAGCACCTGGTTTTGTAGATACTGATATGGCCAGAGAATCTATTGAAGTATATGGAGAGGAATACCTTACACAGGGCTTAGCCTTAGATTCTATTGCTCCAACCGGTGAAATAGCGAACCTGGTTCTGCTGCTAGCCGAAGGTAAACTCGCTCACGCAACTGGTCAAACTTTTCATATCAATTCTGGGTCGTACTTACCTTGA
- a CDS encoding DNA-binding response regulator: MNILVVEDDPSVRTLVKAVLEHNGNSVQAKDTAASGEAAAIGGDFDMIILDLGLPDGDGYEVCKNIRDKNVKTPVLILSGEQETDVKVKCLKVGADDYLTKPFNTEELIARMEAIQRRSESGSDQLLTCGELKVDLLKREFSINNEKVQLTNNEFNLLVYFLKNKNKIVTQEELAEKVWDIHFDTQTNYINVYISYLRKKIREYSEVDYIETIRKKGFMFRCE; the protein is encoded by the coding sequence ATGAACATATTAGTTGTAGAAGACGATCCTTCGGTACGTACTCTGGTAAAAGCTGTTCTTGAGCATAACGGTAACTCCGTACAAGCTAAAGATACCGCAGCATCTGGAGAAGCGGCAGCTATTGGAGGTGACTTTGATATGATCATCTTGGATTTGGGGCTCCCGGATGGCGACGGCTATGAGGTTTGTAAAAATATTAGGGATAAAAATGTAAAGACACCGGTTCTTATTCTTTCAGGAGAACAAGAAACAGACGTTAAGGTAAAATGCCTTAAAGTTGGTGCAGATGACTACCTTACAAAGCCATTTAATACCGAAGAACTTATAGCAAGGATGGAAGCTATCCAGCGCCGATCAGAATCTGGTAGCGATCAGCTTCTTACTTGTGGTGAACTTAAAGTTGATTTATTGAAACGTGAGTTTTCTATCAACAATGAGAAGGTTCAACTCACCAATAACGAATTTAATCTTCTAGTTTACTTCCTCAAGAATAAGAATAAGATCGTAACGCAAGAAGAACTTGCTGAAAAGGTTTGGGATATTCATTTTGACACTCAAACAAATTATATCAACGTATATATCAGTTACCTCAGGAAAAAAATCCGTGAGTATTCTGAGGTTGATTACATCGAGACCATCCGAAAAAAAGGATTCATGTTCCGTTGCGAATGA
- a CDS encoding nucleotidyltransferase domain-containing protein, with translation MEKEIKKELQKLEHEMEIKILYAVESGSRAWGFPSKNSDWDVRFIYIHNQEWYLSIDDKKDSYVRILPNEIDLSGWELRKTLKLFRKSNPPFMEWLDSPIVYKEDFSTISKLRKASKEYFNPKSCMYHYLSMAEGNFREYLKGEKVRIKKYFYVLRPVLACSWIERTNKMAPMEFETMVESEIREDNLKAEILNLLTRKKSGEELDWEPKIETIDNFLEERITYFKAFLKDFDFKKYPDTEKLNRIFRETLEETA, from the coding sequence ATGGAAAAGGAAATTAAAAAAGAGTTACAGAAATTAGAGCATGAAATGGAAATAAAAATCCTATATGCAGTTGAATCAGGAAGCAGAGCATGGGGATTTCCTTCCAAAAATAGTGATTGGGATGTAAGGTTTATATATATACACAATCAAGAATGGTATTTATCAATTGATGACAAAAAAGATAGTTATGTAAGGATTTTACCAAATGAAATAGATTTAAGTGGTTGGGAGCTTAGAAAAACTCTAAAGCTATTTCGTAAATCGAACCCTCCTTTTATGGAATGGCTTGATAGTCCAATTGTCTATAAAGAAGATTTTTCAACAATCAGTAAACTTAGAAAAGCTTCAAAAGAATATTTCAACCCGAAATCTTGTATGTACCATTACCTAAGTATGGCAGAAGGTAATTTTCGAGAGTATCTGAAAGGTGAGAAAGTAAGAATCAAAAAATATTTCTATGTCCTGAGACCTGTATTGGCGTGTTCTTGGATAGAAAGAACAAATAAAATGGCTCCGATGGAATTTGAGACAATGGTAGAATCTGAGATTAGAGAAGATAATTTGAAAGCTGAAATTCTTAACCTACTTACCCGAAAAAAATCAGGTGAAGAACTAGATTGGGAACCCAAAATTGAAACTATTGATAACTTTCTGGAGGAAAGAATTACTTACTTCAAAGCTTTTTTAAAAGACTTTGATTTTAAGAAGTACCCAGATACTGAAAAGCTAAACAGAATTTTTAGAGAGACACTTGAAGAAACAGCCTAA